The segment ATTCAATTCTATTCCAGTTATGGTTCATTTCATCTTCTCTGTTTCCTGACCCATGTATCCTCCTAAAAGTCAACATATGAATTTTTATATAGAATAAATGCAACCTGTTGTCTCAGgtctcttttctgtatttcagtcaTGTagtagattttatttctgagatgccaatgataaaattatttcctgactGCTTTTCATACACATCTGTTTTAGAGTGACTCATCTGAGACAGAATAAATTTATAGACTCTTGAACTTAGGGCCCTATTAAAGTTTCTCACAACAATTTTGAAtaaatcagattaaaaaaaaatgtaaacaacaaTGTATAAAAGAAAGTCTACTTGGCTTCCATGCAGCTTCTTAGTAGCTGTCCTGTGTAGAGATTAAGCCATATAGACATATACACACCTACTCAGTTTCATAAGAAAACTTCTTAAGGAAGCTTGTTTACAAATTAATAAATTGTTGTTAATGATTTTCTACTTGAGACTAGCTTTAGCTTAATCCCATTCAGCTCATAATTTTCAGTGTGCTTGTCTGACATATCATCTTtataaactaaaagagggtaagtttagattagatataaggaagaaattctttgctgtgagaGGGGTGAGGCATCagagcagtgaagctgtggataccccatctctggaggtgttcaaggtcaggttggatggggctttgggcgacctgatctagtggttggtaactctgcccatggcaagtggttggaactggataatcttaaggtcccttctaacacaagctgttctgtgattctatgattctgtcctttttagggagaaaagaaagccattTGAATGGCTCATTTGAATGCCAGAAACATGGGAATTACAGTCTTATATAAAAAGTGCAAGACATTGCCTAAGttgatttttcttaaacttttaaattgttttcccACCTTAGCTGCTTTTGGAGAAACAACTACAATAATTACTTTTGCCAATAAAGATACTGAGTAACAAAAACGAGCTTTACACAGTAGCTCCACACAGTCCTGGGTAACTGTAGGAGTGTTTCAGAGGTGTCAGCCTCATGGGAGTGGGAACCATGGAAAATGCTGGGATGGCAGCTGGAGCCGAACTTGCAGTACTTCACTGCTGTCATTGACAGCTCCAAGCAAGTATTGAGAAAGCAGAGGGTCTTTTCATGGTGGAATCAGCAGTGGCTGCAATAGCGTTTCTCTGACAGTACCAATTTTGTGTGGTGTGTTTGCTTTTGCCTTGCCAAATAGTTTCTATCACATGATCTGTTATGGcacctttttaaaaagatacgTGTACCCTGTGGATGGAGTAACTCTTGCATGCGCTGCTGTTTCAGGAAATAGCAATGCTGTAATTAATTGGCTTGAGACATTCTGAACTGTGGCTGCAGGACACAGAACAAAATAcgttttatcatttttttgcCTGTGTTTCCATGGTTGAAAGTGCTACTTACGAACTGTTTATattattaaatgttatttataaagCAAAGGCAGACAGTAACAGCAACGTTGTGAGTAATATTAAATTTTTGAGAGTATTGCACAAGGAACTGTAGACATGTGCAGGCAAAACAGCTATGAAGAGATAAACAGGCCTGGAACATGTAGGCATTGTTATGCTGCTTTTGGCACTGAGAAATTACGTCTCCAGACTGAATCTGCCAAAGGTCTTAAATGTCTCCGGGTTAGCTACCAAAGACCTTCACTCATGGCCTTGCCTTCTCAGAGGTATGGCTGCCATATAACCTCCTTTCTCTGGGCTTTTAGTGTGCAATCCAAAGAGCTGGGTTGGGAAATCAGATTCCTGGTGTTTTACATACAACACCTAAACAGGATTCATTAAAGTCATATACTGAGTGAGTAGCTGCCCAGAATTAGTTTCCTAAAGGTATATTAATCATTCACTAGGCTATAACTTAACTGCATCTATTGCACCTGTGGTATGCAGGTTGGTGCTTGGCAGCTGGAAGCCAGATTCCTGCCCTTGCCCACCCCATGCCAAGATGATGAGGGAGTTGGCAGCTCTGAGGAACACCAAGCAGGTTTAGGACCTTGTTTCTGGTCCTTGTAACTCCCTGAACAGCACAAAATGCAGGAGTCCAGCCAAAGCAGGACCTACATTTCTGGCCCAGGCATAGGAGAAGCTTGCGAATGCAATGGGATAAGGTGTAGGGCTGTGAAGTGGTAGTGTTGCAGATATGTGAGCATGCAGCATTTATTTCCTGGTTCATATAAGCGAATGGAGGCAGGTTCTTTCCTGCATGTGCATGTGACTCAGTCCTGAGTCAGGACCTGCTCATGTCACTGATGCCAACACCAGTGCTTACTGCTGCAGGTATTGCTGTCAAATAGCATTGTGATGAGTTTCCAGTGCACTTATACATGCAAAGCAAGCAAACTTTAACTCATGCAGGAAGGTCTTTGGAGGAAACTTTGGAATTGTTTCTGTCAGGGTTACCTTGTGGAGTTTCACTTTACACATATACTACTTTTGCATGATTCATCTCATTTCCTTTCAGCATATAATGCTGTAGGAGTTTAGAGGCCGATACAGTCACCTCTAACTCAAAGGGCTAATCCCAGTGGATTGGCTGCATCATAAATTAGCAGTaatacatgcaaaaataatATACTAGGATTCATGTGATGCTGTGTGGACTGACAGTTCAGGCAGCTCAACTTCAGGTATCACTACACTTCACAGTTGATTGTGTCGggttcttcctcttctttctcatgCAATCACCCTGCCTCTGTGAGAGTTTTTCATACTGACACCCCACCCTCCAACTCTCCACTGCTTCTGGTGCTTTCAGTAGCCCCTGAGGTGCCCCTCATAACAAGATATAGAAAGAGGGTCCTACAAAGAGGTGAACACTTCAGCAAAGAGTCTCTACAAGGTCATCCAGCACCCCCTGAGGGTGAGCATTCCTTCTACACTGGGATTTTAAGGAACACCTGAGGCTGCATTTCTttgcacagctgagctgctctAACAGtctgctgcctttgaaaagGGTGCTCTTATTTCCCCCAGCACCTCCTTCATTTTGTGGCTGGCCCTTTCTTCCCTGGATTTATTTGGCTCATTACCCCCAGGCAGCAACCgcctgcttcttttttcctaattatttttcctctgggCTAATGAGCTCTGTCAGCTGATGGAGCTGGCAGATAGCACCGGCATGGGATGGATGGTAGGGAGCAAATCTGGGGATGCACAGAGAGGGTAATGTGGTGCAGTGGCTCAGCCCACATGGTGGGAGTGCatccttcagggctgtttttGACTACAGCTTGTTTGCCTCTGGAGGAGCATCTCTCTCCAGAATTACTGGTGAGTCAGAGATGGACTGGATTAACTGAATGAGCGACTTAACACAGAAGGAGAGATGAGCAgattttttccaaccttcatcTCCTAAGGCAGCTAGCTGTGCGGATGGAGAATAGCCAGGCCAACACAAGGGAGGGGACAAGAAAAGCAACTAGGGTGGTGGGATGTGGAAGAGCACTCTGCCCAGGGCAATTCCCAGCAAGGCTGAACAACTGCCTTACTGGCAGCTTCCCTCAGTCCCATTTCCCAAGGGAATCCTACAGCTGGGTTTTATAGAGACGTGCCTTAACACCAAAAGGCCTAATTCTGCAGACACTGATGATTAAGAACTCTATAAATTCATTTCACAACACAATAAAATTTGGTGTGAAATTTGCCTTTCCCCACCTCCAGCTCtctcaccccactgctgctcccctTGCTGGCTGCCCCCACTGCCTCACAGGTGTAAAGTGTGGGACTGTTGAGTAAGAGCAGATGGATGACATTTGGATGGAGGGTGTCCTGGATCTTTGCTCAGAACTAAAGAGGAAATGGCATAAATGTGATCTCTCGTCAACAGATCAGTTGGTCTATGAGGAGCTCTGCCTTTTTGACAACCCTTACCTCTATCTGTATAATTAGTTACGCAACATTCAGAGAATAGCCTGGGATGGTGCAGAAAGTTGCATGCTAATGAGAGTGGGTATTATGGGCAGATCTGCGATTGAGTCAAGGAGCTGTCTCTGAATACAGCCTTTTGGAGAAGTGGGCAGGGATTGTACCCTGTCAGAATGGCTGGGCTGGGGTCTTTGATGATGAAGTATACTGTTTGACTatctacttcagaaaaaaacagcttgatatttatttcttcatgtgaTGAATAAACCAGCTTGTGGGTGGAGCTGTGGCTTTGTCCAGGTTATCAGTGATACGGTGTTAGTCTGTAAATTGCTTCAATTTTCTGAACACAGCTTTGGAGGTGTAGGAGGAGACTAAATCTCCCTAAAGTCAGATGTGTACGTGACTCTTCTCCAGCATGCAATTTTGGAGTGGAGGTTTAATTTGTGCAACTGGAAGGAAGAGGTCTCTAATCTGTGCATGGTGTATAGAGCAGATTGATAGCAGCTATCATTTCAAATGTCAGTGATGGAAGAAGAAGCTTTTATGTTCATGTCTGGCTGTAGGAGCAACTGAGTGCATGAGACCAACCATAGGCCCCTCCTTTGGACGGTTTCATTAACCAACACAGGCAGTCAGACATTGTGAGtcaatattttctgctttcttccccaTCCATCTTCCATATTAGGAACAACTTAATCagaatttattaaaaagttGCACTGAGTTCTTATCACTTGCCTTTTGATTTTTGAACATTTgcacttcacatttttctaCTTCCCTTCAAAATACATCACTTTCCTAAATGGCGATTGTGGTGATCGTGACTCAGAGAGgtgaacattaaaaaagaagcaacGTATTTCCAAAAAAACTGACCCATCCATCCCCACTGGCTTCTGTGTTATCATCAGCCTAAGCAGGTCTCGGATTTCCTGTCCTTCACCACCCCTCACTCCAGCACTTGAGTCCAGTGTCCGAGCAAACCCTACTGCCCAACTCCTTCCCATGTGCAGTCGTAAGAGTTGCCTGATGCTGATGAGTGAGTCTTGGTGACAGCATCTGCATGCACAGACTGAATTGTAGGTCCCTTTGCTAATGGATCCAGGAGCAGAGAACAGTGTTGGGATATCTGCCTCGTACTGCTGTGGGAGAACCCCAGAGAGGTTACAAATCCTGcctgaggaaggaaagaaatgcctTATTATAGGTAAATGGTCCTCAAAGGGCAGAAGATACAATAGGATTAAGGCAAAGGTGAAGAGTTCAGGGATTGGAGGGGACCAGTGGGGCAGCACTGTAAATTTATTATTGCCTTTGCCCTCTGGGGCCCATATTTAACACAGTTTGCTGTGCCAACCAATGCAGTGCTGAACCTTTGAACTTGAGGTGCTACATCATCCCAATGCTCTTCTAACTCCAGAGGGCTCCCTGGGCAGGGAACATCAGGAAGCCCTAGAGTCCTCTCTGCTCCCACACAGGTGTTCCCAAGGCTGGAGATGACTTCTCTGCTGGGCCCAGATCATGTCTCAAAGGAGAACATTTGGCAAGTGCTAGCTCCAGAAGTGTGCTTGGTAACTCCAAGCTTCCATGAGTTCTTTCATGTGCAGCAAGGACAGTCAAAAGAcaactgctctctgcagaggcTGCTCGGAGGATGATGCCCTTTTCCTGCCTCTTGCTGCCTCATGGGAAGCAAATGCCATGGCTGTGATGTtaagcaggagctgctgctgtggcatgTAGTACTGTAACAGAGGTGACCCGTGCATGAAGCCACAGAGAGAGATTCCCTGGCAGGAGAAACCTTACTGTCTTGGCAATAAGCTGGTCAATCCATGGTCTGACCCCTGGGCATGGCATTGCAAGGCTGCAGACCACCACAGACCCTGTCACCAGGTTCAGGCCTGCTTTGTACAGGCAGCCCTTGCAGAACGGGTGAACCAGCCATggcagggagggcagggaggacCACCCCTCTACACTGGGGCATGGGTGATGCACACTTCACCCCTCATCCTCTTTGGTAGCTGTGGGGTTGGCCTGTGGGATTTCCTGCTGACTTGCCAGGGCCATAGCATGTGCAGAGGAGACTGTGGTGCTCTAGTCATCATGGCAGTGCTGCCCATGGCAAAGTCCATCAGCTGCCCAAGTCTCAGGGAGGGACACCAGCACAAGTGTGCCTGCCTTGTCCTTGTTGCTGGCGAGTCTTCAAAACAGtcctgtggggctgaggggagtGAGGACAACAGGGGTATCAGGAGGGGTGAGGATGGGTGCTGTGTCTGATGTGGTCTCTTCAGTCTCGCTCTCCACGTCATCCAGGCTTTCACTGACAGAAGGGATGATTTGCACCACCTTCTCCTGGAAGTGCACTTGCTTGCGTGGGGCTGGTGGGACCTCTGGTTGGAGTGGGGCTGCAGAGGTCAGGCTCCTGTCCTTGCTGCCCTTCAGGATGCTCTTCATGTGGCCCAGcagtgagcagtgctgctccctctGGGCCTCATGGAAGGTGTAGGTCTGTTCTGTGTCACCGGCGATGGTTGGGGCTGCCATGGTGGCTGAAGGGTCCACATATTGTCCTGCCTCAGGATGTGTCTCTTTGTGCCCTGGGGTCTTTCTCCTCTTGCTCAGCAGGAAGTAGGCCAAGGCGGTGAGAACCAGCATGGACCCTAGGGATAAGGACACATTGGCTGAGGGCTGGCCCAAGGTGAAGTGCTAGACAGTAAGTGTTTGTTTGGTCCAGCTAACTCAGCACCCCACACATCCCCACCATCTGTGGGTCTACCGGTCCAGTGTCCCCAACAGACCATGTTCCTCTTTCATTTGCACCACTCCCCCCCAGCACAGGCTCCTCACCAGGTATGGTGACATGCCAGACGATGACAGGATGCAAGAAGCAAGCGACTGAGAGCAGCGTGTACCCCAGGAATTTCTGGAAGCTCCCTGGGCGTCTGGCTTGCTTACAGCAGGCATGTACCGAAGAGTCAGGCTCATAtctggagagagaaacagaagtccTTGTGCACCAAGTGCAtggagaggagatttagaccTAACCATGACCTATCTAAAGGTTCAGACTCTCACTCTAGTTTGCCAGGAAACTGGTGTTTTGGTCAGGGAAAGTAAATGAAGTCTGAGCCCTGAGTGTGGTGAGCAGAGGTAACAGGTCAGCATCACATGTAACCTCTTCTTGGCATGCTTGTACCTACTAGTTGGAGTAAGGTGTTGCCTCCTAGCAATCAGGGCTTTTGAGTTTATGCTGAAAGTCAGCAGAAGTGCATAAggattttctacattttaactgaaaacttCTGCTGGACCCTTGTGTGACTTCATACCTTGTGCAAAGGAGATGCTGCAGACTAGGGTCTGTCATGCCAACGCTCAGCAGAATATGGTACAAGCTTGGGTTGAAACATGTGTTTGACTGGCTGTGGATATGTCCCCAGTCATCTACCCTCTGCACTAGCCATGGCAGTAGGGGCAGGAGCTTTGGTGTGGCACTTGCAGCCTTGCCAGATCTGATGTTGCCTATAAGGGACAGGTTCCCTGGGCAAGTCCCACGAAGGCTGGAGAAGACTGGATAGGGTCTACTCACGTGAAGCACATCTCCAGGAACAAACAGATAAAGAAGAAGCCTTCACAGACAGTAACCGCAACCcctgaaaaactgaaaggtGGAGCTGTCAGGGAGGCAGGGTTGGACTGAAGCATGCTCTGCAGATGGAAGAAGGGGTGTAGAGAGCTGGGATTTACTGTCCTGATCACAACAAAGACTATTTGCTGGGGTCTGAACACTCTCTGCGTGGCTGGTTTATGGAGGACAGCCCAAGACCTTCCACCCATGGAGGGCTAACTTGCAGCCAGTGTCACTTCTGGCCTCCCTGAGTCTACATTAGCATGGGGAGAGGATCATCCTCATTGATAGGATCAACTTACTCTTTGGAAACCTAATGAGGGAGATCTCCATTCCCCAAAGCCTTCAATGATgttccctcctgctgcttctgcaggctAGTTAGGTGCTACATATGGTGGAGGGTTTGAATGTGCCACCTCTACTAGCTCTGACTGCAAGGGCAAAAATACTCACAGCAGGTAGAAAGCCAGGCTTTTGAACTGCCCTCGCTGTAGAGTTTCTACACCCACGCCGATCAGCACTagaaagagaaggcagcaaTGTTGTTGACTGCTGGCTCAGTTCGTGATTCCCTGGTGTCCCATCAGCTCCCAGCATCCATGCCCTGGCCTCTGTggctgctggtgcagctgcttctgctctgcatcTTTGACGACTCAACCTGACACAGGAACCCTGGGATCAGAGCTGAGTGCTGGCCTTGATGTACAGCCCAGGAACCAACCCCAGTGATATCCCAACAGGCAGCCTCGCTGCTGCATGGCCTGGGAAGATGTGctctgagaaaaacagcttcGGACAGAGGTAAGGAGAAGTGTCTGTCCCATGTCCCTCTCACCCCCTACTGCTGCGGGGACTCTGGTCCCACTGCCCCACCCACCCCTGTTGCTGTCCCCACACCTCTCTGGTTCTCTCCTGGGACCTCTCTGCCCTGATCCTCTCCATACCCACCAGTTCTGCTGCACCCCACTTATGGCTGtagggcagcagcaggatgggggAACTGTGCCAGCTGCATTCAAGTAGGGCTGTAGCTATGGCATTAAAATCCTTTGCTAGCCAAACAGAAAAACTTGTAACAGGAGCAGGCAGATTAAAAACAAGGAATGAGCATGCCCCCCAGTGTACCAGCCAGCACGGCACACTGGGGAGTCAGTTTAAGGGGGATTAAGAGTATTAGCAAGGCTAAAGTCCTCCCAGGGCTGGTTGCTGGGGGCCAGTAGCTTTATGGCATGCAAACTTTCCTTCAGCATCCCTCAGGAGTATTTCCAaaatagcacagaaacaaagtgcTTTGcaccagctgcagagagctggttCAGCGCTCAGTGAACACTGGCCAAGGCCCAAGGTGCCAGTTGGCTGTGGTTACTCTAATACCACACCGGAGTTAGAGAGTTTACTTCCCAGATTTCAAATGCATTAcctgagctgtggctgtgccctAAAAGGAAGTAGGGTACCAGGCTCACAAGCAGGGAGGCAGGCTCCAGCCCATCATGCCCATGAGGTGGGCTAGTACTGTCGGTCTGtgcctgagcacactgctgatCCAGCCAAGACAAACCTCACCAGGATGCCGTGGTCTTGTTGGTTACTGCTGTgtcacctgcagctgctggtccCCTGTGTTGGCTCCTCCTGGTTCTGGGGGGGACACATGGGGGCCACATCCTGCCTCTCCAGCCCGAAGAAAAGGCAGGGAAAATCAGCCTCATCAGAGGGCTGTGAAGGGACTAAGCCTTGCGGTCCGACACGCAAGGAATTGTCCTTTAGTATCCTGTGATAAAGCAGCCTTCTTAACACTTTTTCATACAAATGCAGAATTCATCCATTCATTCATTCCCCACAGACAAGTGCAGAATTCAGCAGCTCAAGTCTCTGATTTGCCTGGAGAGTTTTCCTGATTTTGTACAGCTTCTGCTTTATGCACAAAGCTGTTTGGGTGTAGTATCTGCAAAAAGTGAGCGATTGTTTCTAAGGTGTTTGTTTGGGCTTGTTGCTGCCTCGATTTGGACCTTCTCCAAACCATGTGGCTAAAAGCACATGATTAGGAATTAAATGGTTGAAAGCATGAGAATTAAGAAATAAGTAAAGACTCTCTGGATGCAGAAATCACGAGGCCTAAAACCTCTGATTTACGGAGATACCCCCAACACAGAGGTGATCTGTGGGATGGTTTGATTGCTCCTCACTGACCAGCCATAGGCAGCGGGCCTGTCTGATGACTCCTGCACAAGAAGACCCATTGCACTCCAAGATCCTGGGGGAAGAAGGGGTTACATTTTGTGGGCAATCTTTTGTGTTTGCAAGCAGTCTGTGGATTTGGCCAGACCTTCTCAGGATCAATTAGTGAGGCTGATGcactctcctctccctttctttatTCTTATTCAACCAAAGCCTGTGGGATTCCTTTCTGCGTGGTTTCCATTTCATGTGAAAACCTCATACACCTCATCAGGCACTAAGCGCTGCATCAAGCTGTTTTCTTACCCCGTTGAGACACACAAAAGAATAAAGCACGGGCACCTCCCACTCCTTCACTGTCCTTTTGGGAAAACCAGTTGATATGGGGAAGGCATCAGAGCAGAGATATGGAAAAGTACAGAGACTGGCAGTGCAGCTGTTTGTGCTCTGTAGCTGCACAGCTGAGAGGGGACTGCACTGCTCATTTCAAGAAGAGCTACAGGAAAGGGTGCAGATGATGCAGAGTgaggaaaagagcaaacagTCAAGAGAGATTTTATTCCATTAAGACCTTTCCTAACTGTAAGCTACTTTCAGTTTTACTCTTCTAGCTTTAGTTTTCCAGTGGCAACAAGACTGTGTTTTCACCCAGGAAAATCTGTATGAGTTCGGAGCTTTAAGAGTGAATATGACCAGCATGGACTCATGTGCGCCTAAGGAGGATGGGGACAGACAGATTTGCATTTGCTGATTAAGGCTGTATGACGGCTCCTGTCTGTTGCAATCTCAATACGATGTGCTGGGAGTTTGTACAAACTCGGAGACTTGAACCTCTGCACTTTATCAGTCTCTAAAGTACACTGTGGAGCATAGCCTCTATCATCTCAGCCGGGCACTGAGTGTCCTTGGGGACCTGTGTGGTCTCCAGCTGAcctttgtgctttctgcttgGTCCCTGACTTGAGCATAGTGTCTGCAGTTGATAAAGGAAATGCTGGGGTGGGAGGGCCTGCCATGACCTACCAAGTGATGACTGAAATCCAAAATTCCTGGAGTCTGACACGGGCACCTGAGATACCTCTCATCAGGAACCTCTGTTCACACCTCCAGCCATGAGGCAAGCTAAGCCTTTTGatctctgctttgctgatggagaaactgaggcagagtGCTGCCTGCCCTGTCCCAATGACAGCgagtcagcagcagcagcacagtgagccCCTGAGCTCACCACCCCTGCCCTGGCTGTTTGTCCCACCCAGAGATGTCCGTGGGGCAGGGATGTCCACCAAAGCCCAACTCTGACTGAGTGAGATGCTGCACCGCCGTGGCAGCCTGGCAGTTTTGTGCTGCCCTGAGTATTTTACTCTTCAGTCCCACTCACATTATacttgctctgctgctgctttacaAGAAAGCAATTTGGCTTTCTTTTCCACCTGCACTTTATCTTGTCTTCTGCAAACAGCCCGTGCACCCAGCACTCTCCTTTGAAGTGTCTCAAAGCAAAAGGGAGCAAATTCCCTCACCCCCCTTGCAGCATGGGGCAGTGGCCGCACCTGGCCAAAGGCACAGGAGAATGGCTTGGGAGCCCCCACACCTATTCTTTTAGTAGCAAAGAAAGGGAACTCACTCCTACCTGCTGCAGTGGTGATGCCCAGCAATCGGCAGGTGTACTCCAAGGTGCTCCAGAACGCCTCGTGCCTCATGGTGAAGATGATGGAGGTGATGCCAGCTAGGCAGAGGCTCCCTCTTCAGACCTCCAGCAGTGGGCTGAGCCTCCTGTGTGTGGGTCCTGGTGACCTTCCCAAAGGACTGGCCACCTCTACTGGGGCAGAGCAAGCTGCCACTGCAGGGAACCGGTCAGCACTGCTTCAGGGTTGCAGACACTTGGCCTTTTCCCCCTCGCTTGCTGGCTGGTGATGATTAATGATTGGTAAGGGGAGGTGCGGCTTTGGGAGCATTTGCAACCTTGCAACCAGGGTGCACGCATGGCTTTCCTGCTctgaggcagcagctctggaagcCCAAGCTGATTAAATGCATGTGAAGTCATTAgtgctgtgcagctcccagcaggttAACTGTTTGTGAGGAGGGTGATGCTTGCTTTTGGCAAGAGAGCAGCAGGCTCCTGGCAGACGGCGGGGCTCCAGGGCTTCCTGGCCTTTCAGTGGTACCACAGCCATTTGCACCCGGGTCCCACTGACATGTGGAGTGGTGTCAGAGGAGGAGGGCTATGTGTATGCACTCTGGCTTCTTTGTATTGGCTTTGGCAGAAAGCATCAGGGTCTTTGGCCTGCCTCTCCGGGACACAGCACCTCTGAGGAGGGGCAGTCCTCACCACAATGAAAGCTGAGACGGGGCAGCGCGGGCCTACTCCTGACCCCATGTCCCACTGTGCACAGCACATCTCACGGGGGTCACCGGTCCCCgcctgctgcctggctggggaAAGCCTCTGCTCCCGCAACCCAGCAGGGGACCTGTGCAGACATTGGTGCCCATGGGGCTGAGGTTCACAGGGCAATGAGCTCATCTGCTGGGCGAATCACTGCGGCCCCTGCCCTCACTGTGCCTCCTGCCAGTGCGGGCTCAACATGGACCCTGCACGCAGATGTTTCCCTTTCCACCACCCGCCCCACAGCATGTATTGGGAAGAAGCAGGGATTTAGGATCTCCACAGCTGATGGTTCAGCAGGGAGCCTGCACTTCCTTCTCAAGAGGGATGGAGAAACAAGGACATGCCAGCAGATCAGCCCCTGAGGGAAGCAGGCCCCACTGGCgtcctgctccctgcccactgCCGCTGGCAGGCTGTGCAGATGGCCTCTGTGCACCTGTGGCCGAGGGCTCCAGAAATTACCACACTAGCTGAAGAGCCCTGAGACTCTGCAAATTGTCTGggtgcatttttctttgctgtctttttgttggtttttttttttttaatcttgatgCACTGAATTTCAGGTGTTTCTTTACAAACATGAAAGCTAAAAAATAAGTACAGAGACCATAAGAAAGCAGAGGGAATTTCAGGATTGCTGAGAGCCACTAGAACAGCCTTGAAGAAGCTGCTGTCCTGGGAATCTTCTTCACTGTCTGGCTATGAAGAGTGAGGCTCTCTGCCCACATTCGTTGTCCCCTGCCACCCTCACAGCACGGTCCCCACACCAGCACCATGGTGGAGCACCAGACTTGGTCACCCTGGAGCTCTCATTCAACTGCAGTGAACTCTCAGCCAGAAATTAAATGTCTTTCCCTGGGTGCCCTTGACAGCAAGGTTTCCTTTCTTGCTAGCAACAAGCCCCAgggtttaaaataaaagtaaatttgTGGGTGGGAGTGGTGATGGAGGAACATAGTTTATCTGGGAAAGGCAGCTTAATACGTTAACAATTTAAACCTCCTGTCTCCCTCTCACATTCTCATTTCCCAGCCATTTCCCAGCATTGGAGTGCACCTGCACCTGACTTGCTGAGAGTCCTTGTCCCCTGCCTGGGGAGTCCCTTGGTGCAGGTGACTTAAGGTCTTCTCCACCCACTGTTCAGAGGTGCATCAGTGCTTCTTCACTCAGGTACCTGGGAAAAGGAATGGTGTGAGCAGGACAGGCATCCTCAGTGCCAACACTACcagtttttccttccatttagGAGCTTTTTGGCTAGTTCTGCTAGGAATTAACATCATATAAACATGACCTTTCTTGGTAGAGGGATCTCCTCTCATTCTGCCTCCTTTCAAGTGGGGAGCTGATACCCCCAGTGAAGCTGTGGGCCACTTGTATGTGTTTCTGTGAGGCTTTCTGGAGTGAATTTATGCAGTTAAAGGGGACTGAGAACTTATGACCTACAGGGGTTTAACAGCCTGTAACCAACATTGCAAAACCTATGCACCAGCACA is part of the Numida meleagris isolate 19003 breed g44 Domestic line chromosome 5, NumMel1.0, whole genome shotgun sequence genome and harbors:
- the TMEM72 gene encoding transmembrane protein 72 isoform X1 produces the protein MRHEAFWSTLEYTCRLLGITTAAVLIGVGVETLQRGQFKSLAFYLLFSGVAVTVCEGFFFICLFLEMCFTYEPDSSVHACCKQARRPGSFQKFLGYTLLSVACFLHPVIVWHVTIPGSMLVLTALAYFLLSKRRKTPGHKETHPEAGQYVDPSATMAAPTIAGDTEQTYTFHEAQREQHCSLLGHMKSILKGSKDRSLTSAAPLQPEVPPAPRKQVHFQEKVVQIIPSVSESLDDVESETEETTSDTAPILTPPDTPVVLTPLSPTGLF
- the TMEM72 gene encoding transmembrane protein 72 isoform X2 codes for the protein MCFTYEPDSSVHACCKQARRPGSFQKFLGYTLLSVACFLHPVIVWHVTIPGSMLVLTALAYFLLSKRRKTPGHKETHPEAGQYVDPSATMAAPTIAGDTEQTYTFHEAQREQHCSLLGHMKSILKGSKDRSLTSAAPLQPEVPPAPRKQVHFQEKVVQIIPSVSESLDDVESETEETTSDTAPILTPPDTPVVLTPLSPTGLF